In Diceros bicornis minor isolate mBicDic1 chromosome 24, mDicBic1.mat.cur, whole genome shotgun sequence, the following are encoded in one genomic region:
- the TCL1A gene encoding T-cell leukemia/lymphoma protein 1A codes for MGELPFFRAHTAFHPDRLWIWERAVYVDENQRTWLPITIEMDSSLQVLMRQEDIPLGEPVRPSQLGPYLLPLMWQLYPGRKYRGSDSSFWRIVYHIELSGIEDMLLEQLPDPDNE; via the exons ATGGGCGAGCTCCCGTTCTTCAGGGCGCACACTGCCTTTCACCCGGACCGCTTGTGGATCTGGGAAAGGGCCGTGTATGTGGACGAGAACCAGCGCACTTGGCTGCCCATAACCATCGAG aTGGACAGCAGCCTGCAAGTACTCATGCGTCAGGAAGATATCCCCCTGGGGGAGCCGGTGCGCCCCAGCCAGCTCGGCCCGTACCTGCTGCCTCTCATGTGGCAGCTCTACCCCGGAAGAAAATACCGCGGCTCAGACTCCAGCTTCTGGCGCATAGTGTACCACATCGAG TTGAGTGGCATAGAGGATATGCTCCTTGAACAGCTGCCAGACCCGGATAATGAGTGA